In a single window of the Bacillus mycoides genome:
- a CDS encoding GatB/YqeY domain-containing protein, producing the protein MSLLGRLNDDMKQAMKNKQKEKLTVIRMVKAALQNEGIKLQHTLTEEEELTVLAREVKQYKDSLLEFKKAGREDLVDKLQSEIQILSAYLPEQLTEEELADIIKQVISEVGATSKADMGKVMTAVMPKVKGKTDGSLVNKLVIQLLA; encoded by the coding sequence ATGAGTCTTCTCGGTCGTTTAAACGATGATATGAAACAAGCGATGAAGAATAAACAAAAAGAAAAATTAACCGTTATTCGTATGGTTAAGGCTGCTTTACAAAATGAAGGTATTAAACTGCAACATACTCTTACTGAAGAAGAGGAATTAACAGTTTTAGCTCGTGAAGTAAAACAGTATAAGGACTCCCTCCTTGAATTTAAAAAAGCTGGTCGTGAAGACCTTGTTGATAAACTGCAAAGTGAAATTCAGATTTTAAGCGCATATTTGCCGGAGCAATTAACGGAAGAAGAACTAGCGGATATAATTAAGCAAGTTATTTCTGAAGTTGGTGCTACATCTAAAGCAGATATGGGTAAAGTGATGACTGCTGTTATGCCGAAAGTAAAAGGTAAAACAGACGGATCACTTGTGAATAAGCTGGTTATCCAGCTATTAGCATAA
- the prmA gene encoding 50S ribosomal protein L11 methyltransferase, with amino-acid sequence MKWSEISIHTTEEAVEAVSHILHEAGASGVAIEDPAELTKERKQQYGEIYALNPDEYPSEGVLVKAYFPQTDSLNETVAGVKSSIDALPSFDIEIGKGTITINEVDEEDWATAWKKYYHPVQISDTFTIVPTWEEYTPSSPDEKIIELDPGMAFGTGTHPTTTMCIRALEKTVHPGDTVIDVGTGSGVLSIAAAKLGAASVQAYDLDPVAVESAEMNVRLNKTDDIVNVGQNSLLEGIEGPVDLIVANLLAEIILLFPEDAARVVKPGGLFITSGIIGAKEKVISEALETAGFSIEEVLRMEDWVAIIARNA; translated from the coding sequence GTGAAATGGTCAGAAATTAGTATTCATACAACAGAAGAAGCAGTAGAAGCTGTCTCTCATATTTTGCATGAAGCAGGCGCTAGCGGGGTTGCGATTGAGGACCCAGCGGAGTTGACGAAAGAGCGCAAGCAACAATACGGTGAGATTTATGCACTTAACCCAGATGAATATCCAAGTGAGGGTGTTTTGGTAAAAGCATATTTCCCACAAACGGATTCTTTAAACGAAACGGTTGCAGGTGTAAAATCATCTATTGATGCACTACCATCTTTCGACATCGAAATTGGTAAAGGAACTATTACAATTAATGAAGTCGATGAGGAAGATTGGGCTACTGCTTGGAAGAAGTATTATCATCCAGTTCAAATTTCTGATACATTCACAATTGTGCCGACGTGGGAAGAGTATACACCGTCTTCTCCAGATGAAAAAATTATTGAATTAGATCCAGGTATGGCGTTTGGTACAGGGACACATCCAACAACGACGATGTGTATTCGTGCGTTAGAAAAAACGGTTCACCCAGGTGATACTGTGATTGATGTGGGGACAGGTTCGGGGGTACTTAGTATTGCTGCGGCAAAATTAGGTGCGGCTTCTGTTCAAGCGTATGATTTAGACCCAGTTGCAGTTGAAAGTGCAGAAATGAATGTGCGCTTAAATAAAACAGATGACATTGTCAATGTTGGACAGAATAGTCTATTAGAAGGTATTGAAGGTCCGGTTGATTTAATCGTAGCAAATTTACTAGCGGAAATCATTCTTCTATTCCCTGAAGATGCAGCGAGAGTTGTGAAGCCAGGTGGATTATTTATTACATCTGGTATTATTGGGGCGAAAGAAAAAGTAATTTCTGAAGCGTTAGAAACAGCTGGATTTTCAATTGAAGAAGTACTTCGAATGGAAGATTGGGTAGCAATTATTGCACGAAATGCGTAA
- the dnaJ gene encoding chaperone protein DnaJ: MNKRDYYEVLGLSQGASKDEIKKAYRRLAKKYHPDVSKEENAIEKFKEVQEAYEVLSDDQKRAQYDQFGHAGPNQGFGGGGDFGGGFGFEDIFSSFFGGGGRRRDPNAPRQGADLQYQVTLEFEEAIFGKELNVEIPVEDPCDTCKGSGAKPGTSKETCKHCSGSGQVSVEQNTPFGRIVNRQACGHCSGTGQMIKEKCTTCHGSGKVRKRKKINVKIPAGIDNGQQIRVSGKGEAGVNGGPAGDLYVVVHVRNHEFFEREGDHIICEMPITFAQMALGAEVEVPTVHGKVKLKIPAGTQTGTEFRLKGKGAPNVRGYGQGDQYVVVRVVVPTKLTSHQKDLLREFAGQEEQDDSLFRKLKRAFKGE, translated from the coding sequence ATGAATAAACGAGACTATTATGAGGTCCTTGGACTTAGCCAGGGCGCTTCAAAAGATGAAATTAAAAAAGCGTATCGTCGTTTGGCTAAAAAATATCATCCAGACGTAAGTAAAGAAGAAAATGCAATTGAAAAGTTTAAAGAAGTACAAGAGGCATACGAAGTATTGAGCGATGATCAAAAGCGTGCGCAGTATGATCAATTTGGTCACGCTGGTCCGAATCAAGGTTTCGGTGGCGGAGGAGACTTCGGCGGTGGCTTCGGTTTCGAAGATATCTTTAGTTCATTCTTTGGCGGTGGCGGCAGACGTCGTGATCCAAATGCTCCACGTCAAGGTGCTGATTTACAATATCAAGTTACTTTAGAGTTTGAAGAAGCTATTTTTGGTAAAGAATTAAACGTTGAGATTCCAGTGGAGGATCCATGTGATACTTGTAAGGGTAGTGGAGCAAAACCAGGGACTTCAAAAGAAACATGTAAACATTGTTCAGGATCAGGGCAAGTAAGTGTAGAACAAAATACACCATTTGGGCGTATTGTAAACCGTCAAGCTTGTGGACATTGTTCAGGAACAGGTCAAATGATTAAAGAGAAATGTACGACATGCCATGGTTCTGGTAAAGTTCGTAAACGTAAAAAAATCAATGTTAAAATTCCAGCGGGTATCGATAATGGTCAACAAATTCGTGTATCTGGAAAAGGTGAAGCAGGCGTAAATGGCGGACCGGCAGGTGACTTATATGTTGTTGTTCATGTGAGAAATCATGAATTCTTTGAACGCGAAGGGGATCACATTATTTGCGAAATGCCAATAACATTTGCGCAAATGGCACTTGGTGCGGAAGTAGAAGTTCCTACCGTTCATGGCAAAGTGAAGCTGAAAATTCCAGCAGGAACACAAACAGGAACAGAATTCCGCTTAAAAGGAAAAGGTGCTCCGAACGTACGTGGATATGGTCAAGGAGATCAATATGTAGTCGTTCGTGTTGTTGTGCCGACGAAATTAACTTCACATCAAAAAGATTTATTGCGTGAATTTGCAGGGCAAGAAGAGCAGGATGATAGCTTATTCAGAAAGCTTAAACGTGCTTTCAAAGGGGAATAA
- the grpE gene encoding nucleotide exchange factor GrpE — protein MEERNEQVVEEVKEAQVEEAVTPENSEKTVEEKSEAALLQEKVDELQAKLTETEGRTLRLQADFENYKRRVQMDKQAADKYRAQSLVSDILPALDNFERAMQVEATDEQTKSLLQGMEMVHRQLLEALTKEGVEAIEAVGKQFDPNEHQAIMQVEDSEFESNAVVEEFQKGYKLKDRVIRPSMVKVNQ, from the coding sequence GTGGAAGAGCGTAACGAACAAGTGGTAGAAGAAGTGAAAGAAGCGCAAGTTGAAGAAGCTGTCACGCCAGAAAACAGTGAAAAAACTGTAGAAGAAAAAAGTGAGGCTGCTCTTTTACAAGAAAAAGTAGATGAGTTACAAGCGAAACTAACGGAAACGGAAGGTCGCACATTACGTCTACAAGCTGATTTTGAAAATTATAAGCGCCGTGTCCAAATGGATAAACAGGCTGCTGATAAATATAGAGCACAAAGTCTAGTTTCAGATATTTTGCCAGCTCTTGATAATTTTGAAAGAGCGATGCAAGTGGAAGCGACTGACGAGCAAACGAAATCCTTGTTACAAGGTATGGAAATGGTGCATCGTCAATTGCTAGAAGCGTTGACTAAAGAAGGTGTTGAAGCGATTGAAGCTGTTGGTAAACAGTTTGATCCGAATGAACACCAAGCTATTATGCAAGTGGAAGACAGTGAATTTGAATCAAACGCGGTAGTTGAAGAATTCCAAAAAGGTTATAAACTAAAAGACCGTGTGATTCGCCCATCAATGGTAAAAGTAAATCAATAA
- the dnaK gene encoding chaperone protein DnaK, with protein sequence MSKIIGIDLGTTNSCVAVMEGGEPKVIPNPEGNRTTPSVVAFKNEERQVGEVAKRQAITNPNTIMSVKRHMGTDYKVEVEGKDFTPQEISAIILQNLKASAEAYLGETVTKAVITVPAYFNDAERQATKDAGRIAGLEVERIINEPTAAALAYGLEKQDEEQKILVYDLGGGTFDVSILELADGTFEVISTAGDNRLGGDDFDQVIIDHLVAEFKKENSIDLSQDKMALQRLKDAAEKAKKDLSGVTQTQISLPFISAGAAGPLHLELTLTRAKFEEISAGLVERTLEPTRRALKDAGFAPSELDKVILVGGSTRIPAVQEAIKRETGKEPYKGVNPDEVVALGAAVQGGVLTGDVEGVLLLDVTPLSLGIETMGGVFTKLIERNTTIPTSKSQVFSTAADNQPAVDIHVLQGERPMSADNKTLGRFQLTDLPPAPRGIPQIEVTFDIDANGIVNVRAKDLGTSKEQTITIQSSSGLSDEEVDRMVQEAESNADADQKRKEEVELRNEADQLVFQTDKVVKDLEGKVDAAEVAKATEAKEALQAAIEKNELEEIRVKKDALQEIVQQLTVKLYEQAQAAAGQAEGAQGAQDAGAKKDNVVDAEFEEVKEDK encoded by the coding sequence ATGAGTAAAATTATCGGTATTGACTTAGGTACAACAAACTCTTGTGTAGCTGTTATGGAAGGTGGAGAACCAAAGGTTATCCCAAATCCAGAAGGAAACCGTACAACACCTTCTGTTGTAGCTTTCAAAAATGAAGAGCGTCAAGTTGGGGAAGTTGCGAAGCGTCAAGCAATTACAAACCCAAATACAATCATGTCTGTTAAACGTCATATGGGTACAGACTACAAAGTAGAAGTTGAAGGTAAAGATTTTACACCTCAAGAAATTTCTGCAATCATTTTACAAAACTTAAAAGCTTCTGCTGAAGCATACTTAGGTGAAACAGTAACGAAAGCTGTTATTACAGTACCTGCATACTTCAACGATGCAGAGCGTCAAGCAACGAAAGATGCTGGTCGTATCGCTGGTTTAGAAGTTGAGCGTATCATTAACGAACCAACAGCCGCAGCACTTGCTTACGGTTTAGAAAAACAAGATGAAGAGCAAAAAATCTTAGTATATGACTTAGGTGGCGGTACATTTGATGTATCTATCCTTGAGTTAGCAGACGGCACATTCGAAGTTATTTCAACTGCTGGTGACAACCGTCTTGGTGGAGATGACTTTGACCAAGTTATCATCGATCATTTAGTAGCTGAATTCAAAAAAGAAAATAGCATTGATTTAAGCCAAGATAAAATGGCACTTCAACGTCTGAAAGATGCAGCTGAAAAAGCGAAGAAAGATCTTTCTGGTGTAACACAAACACAAATTTCATTACCATTCATTAGTGCTGGAGCTGCTGGCCCATTACACTTAGAATTAACGTTAACAAGAGCTAAATTCGAAGAAATTTCAGCTGGTCTTGTTGAAAGAACATTAGAGCCAACTCGTCGTGCATTAAAAGACGCTGGTTTTGCTCCAAGCGAATTAGATAAAGTTATCCTTGTTGGTGGATCTACTCGTATCCCAGCTGTACAAGAAGCAATTAAACGTGAAACTGGTAAAGAGCCATACAAAGGTGTAAACCCAGATGAAGTTGTAGCATTAGGTGCTGCAGTTCAAGGTGGCGTACTTACTGGTGATGTAGAGGGCGTTCTATTATTAGACGTAACTCCACTTTCTTTAGGTATCGAAACTATGGGCGGTGTGTTCACGAAACTAATCGAGCGTAACACTACAATTCCGACAAGTAAGTCACAAGTATTCTCAACAGCTGCTGATAACCAACCAGCGGTAGACATTCACGTACTACAAGGTGAGCGTCCAATGTCAGCTGACAACAAAACGTTAGGTCGTTTCCAATTAACAGACCTTCCGCCAGCACCACGTGGAATTCCACAAATCGAAGTAACATTCGATATTGATGCGAACGGTATCGTTAACGTACGTGCAAAAGACTTAGGAACAAGCAAAGAGCAAACTATTACAATCCAATCTTCTTCAGGTCTTTCTGATGAAGAAGTAGATCGTATGGTACAAGAAGCTGAATCAAATGCTGATGCTGACCAAAAACGTAAGGAAGAAGTTGAACTTCGTAACGAAGCTGACCAACTTGTATTCCAAACAGACAAAGTTGTAAAAGATTTAGAAGGTAAAGTAGATGCAGCTGAAGTAGCGAAAGCAACGGAAGCGAAAGAAGCATTACAAGCGGCAATCGAGAAAAACGAACTTGAAGAAATCCGTGTGAAAAAAGATGCTCTTCAAGAAATCGTACAACAATTAACTGTTAAATTATACGAGCAAGCTCAAGCGGCTGCAGGGCAAGCAGAAGGTGCACAAGGAGCACAAGACGCTGGCGCGAAAAAAGATAATGTAGTAGACGCTGAGTTTGAAGAAGTAAAAGAAGACAAGTAA
- a CDS encoding 16S rRNA (uracil(1498)-N(3))-methyltransferase — translation MQRYFVEEKYVNETSIRIMGDDVHHIARVMRMSAGDHIYCCVNGKTAECSIAEITSEFVDTTIVEWVEASSELPVFVTIASGLPKGDKLELIFQKGTELGAAAFLPFQASRSIVKWDAKKADKKVERLKKIVKEAAEQSHRSEIPEVHVPSSFKQLLSMSSEYDVCLVAYEEEAKQGEKSNFAKSLATIKPGQKLLIVFGPEGGLAEEEITALREHKFVPCSLGPRILRTETAPLYALSAASYHFELMG, via the coding sequence ATGCAACGTTATTTTGTAGAAGAGAAATATGTAAATGAGACAAGTATTCGCATAATGGGTGATGATGTCCATCATATCGCAAGAGTGATGCGTATGTCAGCTGGTGACCACATTTATTGCTGTGTAAATGGTAAAACAGCAGAGTGTTCAATTGCTGAAATTACCAGTGAATTTGTGGATACCACTATTGTAGAATGGGTAGAGGCGTCAAGCGAACTTCCTGTGTTCGTGACGATTGCAAGTGGACTGCCGAAAGGAGACAAGCTAGAGTTAATTTTTCAAAAAGGAACTGAGCTTGGGGCAGCTGCATTTTTACCATTTCAAGCATCTCGATCTATTGTAAAGTGGGATGCGAAAAAAGCAGATAAAAAAGTTGAGCGTTTGAAAAAAATTGTAAAAGAAGCTGCGGAACAATCGCATAGAAGTGAAATTCCAGAAGTACACGTTCCCTCATCATTTAAACAACTGCTGTCGATGAGTAGCGAGTATGATGTTTGTCTTGTTGCGTATGAGGAAGAAGCGAAACAAGGTGAGAAATCTAATTTTGCGAAATCTTTAGCGACAATTAAACCAGGCCAAAAGCTGCTGATTGTATTTGGACCAGAAGGCGGTTTAGCGGAGGAAGAGATAACCGCACTTCGTGAACATAAATTTGTACCATGTAGTTTAGGACCAAGAATTTTAAGAACAGAAACGGCTCCGCTTTATGCGTTAAGTGCCGCTTCTTATCATTTTGAATTGATGGGGTGA
- the yqfC gene encoding sporulation protein YqfC produces the protein MKKIEQMKNWLTKQIDLPVDVLMDLPRITLVGQVHIYIENHRGLLVFSDKEVRLLLKHGQLLIKGQSFVIKTILPEELLLEGIIEQVTFLENEKKEE, from the coding sequence ATGAAAAAAATAGAACAAATGAAGAATTGGTTAACGAAGCAAATAGACCTGCCAGTGGATGTGTTAATGGATCTACCTCGGATCACGCTTGTTGGGCAAGTACATATCTATATAGAAAATCATCGAGGATTATTAGTGTTTTCAGATAAAGAGGTAAGATTGCTATTGAAACATGGTCAATTATTAATTAAAGGTCAATCCTTTGTTATTAAAACAATCCTTCCAGAAGAACTGTTGCTTGAAGGGATTATTGAACAAGTGACGTTTTTAGAAAATGAAAAGAAAGAGGAGTGA
- the rpsU gene encoding 30S ribosomal protein S21: protein MSKTVVRKNESLEDALRRFKRSVSKTGTLAEARKREFYEKPSVKRKKKSEAARKRKF from the coding sequence ATGTCAAAAACAGTCGTTCGTAAAAACGAGTCTTTGGAGGATGCACTTCGCCGTTTTAAAAGATCGGTTTCTAAAACTGGTACACTTGCTGAAGCAAGAAAGCGCGAGTTTTATGAAAAGCCAAGTGTAAAACGTAAGAAGAAATCTGAAGCGGCAAGAAAGCGTAAGTTCTAA
- the mtaB gene encoding tRNA (N(6)-L-threonylcarbamoyladenosine(37)-C(2))-methylthiotransferase MtaB yields MATVAFHTLGCKVNHYETEAIWQLFKQGGYERTEYEKKSDVYVINTCTVTNTGDKKSRQVIRRAVRQNPDAVICVTGCYAQTSPAEIMAIPGVDIVVGTQDREKMLGYIEEFRKERQPINAVRNIMKTRVYEELDVPYFTDRTRASLKIQEGCNNFCTFCIIPWARGLMRSRDGKEVIKQAQQLVDAGYKEIVLTGIHTGGYGEDIKEYNLAGLLRDMEAEVGGLKRLRISSIEASQISDEVIEVLDKSEVVVRHLHIPLQSGSNTVLKRMRRKYTMEFFQERLDRLKEALPGLAITSDVIVGFPGETEEEFMETYNFIKENRFSELHVFPYSKRTGTPAARMEDQVPEDVKNDRVHRLIELSNQLAKEYASRFEGEVLEIIPEETFKDGDREGLYVGYTDNYLKIVFEGSEELIGKLVKVKITKAGYPYNEAQFVRVLEDDVKKESASA; encoded by the coding sequence ATGGCAACTGTTGCGTTCCACACGTTAGGTTGTAAAGTAAACCACTATGAAACAGAAGCGATTTGGCAATTGTTTAAACAAGGTGGTTATGAAAGAACTGAATATGAAAAAAAATCTGATGTATACGTTATTAACACATGTACAGTAACGAATACTGGAGATAAAAAAAGCCGTCAAGTAATTAGACGTGCTGTACGTCAAAATCCAGATGCGGTAATTTGTGTAACTGGATGTTATGCACAAACATCTCCAGCAGAAATTATGGCGATTCCAGGTGTAGATATTGTTGTTGGTACGCAAGATCGTGAGAAGATGTTAGGATACATTGAAGAATTCCGTAAAGAGCGTCAACCAATTAATGCTGTCCGCAATATTATGAAAACACGTGTATATGAAGAGCTCGATGTACCATATTTCACGGACCGTACACGTGCATCTTTAAAAATACAAGAAGGTTGTAATAACTTCTGTACATTTTGCATCATTCCTTGGGCGCGTGGTTTAATGCGTTCTCGTGATGGAAAAGAAGTTATTAAACAAGCGCAGCAATTAGTAGATGCGGGTTATAAAGAAATCGTATTAACAGGCATTCATACAGGTGGGTACGGTGAAGATATAAAAGAGTATAACTTAGCTGGATTACTGCGCGATATGGAAGCGGAAGTAGGCGGATTGAAACGCCTTCGTATTTCTTCTATTGAGGCGAGTCAAATTTCTGATGAAGTAATTGAAGTGTTAGATAAATCAGAAGTAGTTGTACGTCACTTGCATATTCCATTACAGTCAGGATCTAATACTGTATTGAAACGTATGCGCCGTAAGTATACGATGGAATTTTTCCAAGAGCGTTTAGATCGTTTGAAAGAAGCGTTACCAGGTCTTGCGATTACATCAGACGTAATTGTTGGATTCCCAGGCGAAACAGAAGAGGAATTCATGGAAACGTACAATTTCATTAAAGAGAATCGTTTCTCTGAATTACACGTTTTCCCTTATTCGAAACGTACAGGTACTCCAGCAGCACGTATGGAAGATCAAGTTCCTGAAGACGTGAAGAACGATCGTGTTCACCGTCTAATTGAGCTATCAAATCAATTAGCGAAAGAGTATGCTTCTAGATTTGAAGGTGAAGTACTTGAAATCATTCCGGAAGAGACATTTAAAGATGGTGACCGTGAAGGTTTATATGTAGGTTATACAGATAACTACTTAAAAATTGTGTTTGAAGGATCTGAAGAATTGATTGGTAAGCTAGTAAAAGTGAAAATTACAAAAGCTGGTTATCCATATAACGAAGCGCAGTTTGTTCGTGTTCTTGAAGATGATGTAAAAAAAGAATCAGCAAGCGCATAA
- the yqfD gene encoding sporulation protein YqfD has product MKNKWFIKWLGYVKVRIEGRGAERFVNECVRKKLLVWDVKKIADETLVFCMLLRDVKKIKPIYRKNECKLYFIGRYGFPFWNKRVIKNSGFLIGFLIFFFGMIALSNMVWKIEITGAKPETEYILMKELDKMGIKKGKLQFQMPSVEDVQRHLTDNINAITWAGLEIRGTTYHFKIVEKNEPKKESEQQPQNLVAKKEGIITKTFVEVGKPVVMKNDHVEKGQLLVSGMYGNEENPTVVSAKGIVYGETWYKSEVDVPLKTQFQVYTGNSYNEHFLKFGSTKIKIWGFLKDKYKRSRTESVKHDVKLFGFTLPIAYEKDIVREEEEANREYTEKQAMKVAKEMAEKELKKKLDEHAMIVSDNILSKEVEADHLKVTLHYTVIENIAEPQPISESDIQGD; this is encoded by the coding sequence ATGAAAAATAAATGGTTTATAAAATGGCTTGGGTATGTAAAGGTGCGAATTGAAGGTAGAGGAGCGGAACGCTTTGTTAACGAGTGTGTGCGGAAGAAATTACTCGTTTGGGATGTAAAGAAGATAGCTGATGAAACGTTAGTTTTTTGTATGTTATTACGAGATGTGAAAAAGATAAAACCAATTTATAGAAAAAATGAATGTAAATTATATTTTATTGGACGTTACGGTTTTCCTTTTTGGAATAAGCGTGTAATTAAAAATAGTGGATTTTTAATTGGGTTTTTAATATTTTTTTTCGGAATGATCGCATTGTCAAATATGGTGTGGAAAATTGAAATTACAGGAGCAAAACCTGAAACAGAATATATATTGATGAAAGAATTGGACAAAATGGGTATAAAAAAAGGTAAATTACAATTCCAAATGCCGAGTGTAGAAGATGTTCAACGTCATTTGACAGACAATATTAATGCGATTACTTGGGCGGGATTAGAAATAAGAGGGACAACATATCATTTTAAGATTGTTGAAAAAAATGAACCGAAAAAAGAAAGTGAACAACAGCCACAAAACTTAGTAGCAAAAAAAGAAGGGATTATTACAAAAACATTTGTGGAAGTTGGGAAGCCGGTTGTCATGAAAAATGACCATGTAGAAAAGGGGCAACTTCTCGTATCCGGGATGTATGGTAATGAGGAGAATCCGACAGTTGTTTCGGCTAAAGGGATTGTATATGGAGAAACGTGGTATAAATCTGAGGTGGATGTTCCGTTAAAGACACAATTTCAAGTGTATACTGGTAATTCATACAATGAACATTTCCTTAAATTTGGGAGTACTAAAATAAAAATATGGGGATTTCTAAAGGATAAGTATAAGCGCTCTCGTACTGAAAGTGTAAAACATGATGTGAAATTATTTGGATTTACATTACCAATTGCATACGAGAAAGATATTGTACGAGAAGAGGAAGAAGCGAACCGAGAATATACCGAAAAACAAGCAATGAAAGTAGCGAAAGAGATGGCAGAAAAAGAACTGAAGAAAAAATTGGATGAACATGCTATGATTGTAAGTGATAACATTTTGAGTAAAGAGGTTGAGGCGGATCACCTAAAGGTCACATTACATTATACAGTGATTGAAAATATTGCAGAGCCACAACCAATATCTGAATCCGATATTCAAGGAGACTGA
- the hrcA gene encoding heat-inducible transcriptional repressor HrcA, which translates to MLTERQLLILQTIVDDFIGSAQPVGSRTLAKKDEITFSSATIRNEMADLEELGFIEKTHSSSGRVPSEKGYRFYVDHLLAPQNLPTDEIVQIKDLFAERIFEAEKIAQQSAQILSELTNYTAIVLGPKLSTNKLKNVQIVPLDRQTAVAIIVTDTGHVQSKTITVPESVDLSDLEKMVNILNEKLSGIPMAELHNKIFKEIVTVLRGYVHNYDSAIKMLDGTFQVPLSEKIYFGGKANMLSQPEFHDIHKVRSLLTMIDNEAAFYDILRHKQVGIQVKIGRENSSTAMEDCSLISATYSIGEEQLGTIAILGPTRMQYSRVISLLQLFTRQFTDGLKK; encoded by the coding sequence ATGCTTACGGAACGTCAGCTCTTAATTTTACAAACAATTGTTGATGACTTTATTGGATCAGCGCAACCAGTTGGTTCGAGGACGTTGGCTAAGAAAGATGAAATTACGTTTAGTTCAGCTACTATTCGAAATGAAATGGCTGATTTAGAAGAATTAGGATTTATTGAAAAAACGCATAGTTCTTCTGGGCGTGTTCCTTCTGAAAAAGGATACCGATTTTATGTAGACCATCTTTTAGCGCCGCAAAACTTACCGACCGATGAAATTGTACAAATTAAAGATTTATTTGCTGAAAGAATTTTTGAAGCAGAAAAAATTGCACAACAATCAGCTCAAATTTTATCAGAGCTTACGAATTATACGGCCATTGTTCTTGGTCCCAAATTGAGCACAAATAAACTTAAAAATGTACAAATTGTACCGCTTGATCGTCAAACAGCAGTCGCTATTATTGTAACAGATACAGGGCATGTGCAAAGTAAAACGATTACCGTTCCGGAATCTGTTGATTTATCAGATTTAGAAAAAATGGTTAATATTTTAAATGAAAAGCTATCTGGTATACCTATGGCAGAACTTCATAATAAAATCTTTAAAGAGATTGTTACAGTCTTGCGTGGGTATGTTCATAATTACGATAGTGCAATAAAAATGTTAGATGGTACATTTCAAGTCCCTTTATCGGAAAAGATATACTTTGGAGGAAAAGCAAATATGCTTTCGCAACCAGAGTTCCATGACATTCACAAAGTAAGATCTTTGCTGACGATGATTGATAATGAGGCTGCGTTTTATGACATTTTGCGTCATAAACAAGTCGGAATTCAAGTGAAAATTGGTAGAGAAAATTCTTCTACGGCAATGGAGGATTGCAGTTTGATTTCTGCAACGTATTCGATTGGAGAAGAGCAACTTGGAACAATTGCAATTTTAGGTCCGACGAGAATGCAATACTCTCGTGTAATTAGTTTACTGCAGTTATTTACAAGACAATTTACAGACGGACTTAAAAAGTAA